Proteins encoded in a region of the Paenibacillus pedocola genome:
- a CDS encoding methyl-accepting chemotaxis protein produces MNRLGSITIRKKLYGGFGLILILLLVVAFTSYSYLSRVNESYTQLIKNKAFSVQLIKDLRIAVEQERASLNSFLVDGDEANVEAFELAKEHFHTSHEQLKSVLADRSDKQILAGLDLLQEQYSSTALQIIDSKKRNNSDYLEIIQTQGPVLNKFSSTAERFVKLQEDELAVESTSTFADVSDIKKLVLALTATALILGALASYFISSAISNPIRKLQKMAIQIAGGDLRNTLVEIKNKDEIGQLAEAFNNMGNHLRVLIREVGTNAEQVAASSEELTASAEQTGQATEHVASITEKLAEGAQTQVNSIEASVTLVHKMDGEAAQIADLSIHVKESVDEASELASKGIQAVESAIHQMSAVSKNVGEVSAVVSALAESSREIGEIIAIITDIANQTNLLSLNAAIEAARAGEHGRGFAVVASEVRKLAEKTAESGKRVSEVIHSIQSETSRTIAMVSQGEKEVEVGIHAVQTAGQSFAEIEGSIQNINEQISGVSDASQQMSHETHELVVAFEQINRITLASSEGTYDVSASAQEQLASVEEIAAASRMLSELAQELQESISKFSV; encoded by the coding sequence ATGAATAGACTAGGCAGCATAACGATCCGGAAGAAATTATACGGCGGGTTCGGATTGATCCTGATCCTCCTGCTTGTTGTAGCTTTTACCAGCTACTCGTATCTTTCCAGGGTCAATGAATCTTATACCCAATTGATAAAGAATAAAGCCTTCTCTGTCCAACTGATCAAGGATTTGCGGATCGCAGTGGAACAGGAAAGAGCAAGTCTCAACAGCTTCCTGGTTGATGGAGATGAAGCCAATGTGGAAGCCTTTGAGTTAGCGAAGGAGCATTTCCATACCTCTCATGAACAATTAAAGTCAGTTCTGGCCGACCGGAGTGATAAACAAATTCTCGCCGGCCTTGATCTCTTGCAAGAGCAATACAGCAGTACAGCCCTGCAGATTATCGACAGCAAGAAGCGAAATAACAGCGATTATCTGGAGATTATCCAAACCCAAGGTCCAGTGCTGAACAAGTTCAGCAGTACGGCAGAACGTTTCGTGAAGCTCCAGGAGGATGAATTGGCCGTGGAATCCACGTCCACCTTCGCTGACGTCTCGGATATTAAGAAGCTGGTCCTGGCATTGACTGCTACTGCTCTGATTCTGGGAGCTCTAGCTTCCTATTTTATCAGCAGCGCTATTTCGAATCCAATCCGGAAGCTCCAAAAGATGGCCATACAAATTGCCGGAGGGGATCTACGGAATACCCTGGTGGAGATTAAGAATAAGGATGAGATTGGTCAGTTGGCTGAGGCTTTTAACAACATGGGCAACCATCTGCGGGTGCTAATCCGGGAAGTAGGGACTAATGCGGAGCAGGTTGCCGCCTCCTCGGAAGAGCTGACAGCCAGCGCTGAACAAACCGGGCAGGCTACGGAGCATGTTGCATCCATTACGGAAAAATTAGCAGAAGGAGCGCAGACGCAGGTGAACAGCATTGAAGCCAGCGTTACGCTTGTTCATAAGATGGATGGAGAAGCTGCGCAAATTGCTGATCTTTCCATTCATGTAAAGGAATCTGTGGATGAAGCATCCGAGCTGGCCTCCAAAGGGATTCAGGCGGTTGAATCTGCTATTCACCAAATGTCTGCGGTTTCCAAAAATGTAGGTGAGGTTTCAGCGGTGGTCAGTGCTCTGGCCGAAAGCTCCAGAGAAATCGGTGAGATTATTGCGATTATTACGGATATAGCGAATCAGACAAACCTGCTGTCACTGAACGCGGCGATTGAAGCAGCAAGAGCAGGCGAGCATGGCCGGGGCTTCGCGGTTGTAGCGAGTGAGGTGCGCAAGCTGGCGGAGAAGACGGCAGAATCCGGTAAACGCGTTTCCGAGGTGATTCACTCGATTCAATCGGAAACAAGCCGTACCATCGCAATGGTCAGTCAAGGGGAGAAGGAAGTCGAAGTCGGCATTCATGCCGTCCAGACCGCCGGTCAGTCCTTTGCCGAAATTGAAGGTTCTATTCAAAATATCAATGAACAGATTAGCGGCGTATCTGATGCTTCCCAGCAAATGTCGCATGAAACCCATGAACTGGTCGTTGCCTTTGAGCAGATTAATAGAATTACCTTAGCTTCCTCCGAGGGAACCTACGATGTATCCGCTTCGGCGCAGGAGCAGCTGGCCAGCGTAGAGGAAATAGCGGCGGCTTCAAGAATGCTGTCCGAGCTTGCGCAAGAGCTTCAGGAAAGCATTTCAAAGTTCTCAGTCTAG
- a CDS encoding ABC transporter substrate-binding protein: MTNSKVWGLLKVFAGLLILTGIMGCSSSGGEVKEAAKDQEVTLKFIWWGKEQRKEATLKVIDLYMKEHPGVKIVTEDFPNADAVATQLAMETADQNTADIIQGDYAFIFNYINRDLIEPLNPYIADKSLSVSNVSPEYLAPGKKNDELYAVNIGVNSEALAYDPAFFQEAGIEAPSPEYTIDELYKTLVELKESIDDPDFYPMGAMFNASYFLRTRGVSMYNAEGTALGYEDDKDLADYFALYKKWTDEGLLGSFEGVNNDENHPVITNKAAFFPVFSNAATILSSKAGRTIKLLPLPKTGEQEGRFIKPSMFLAVSSYSKYPEEAAKFIDFFINNEAANDILTGERGVPVSNVIADHLSDKLGEAGKQQYELLDYLKTHSSPIDPPAPGNSIIVNNAYQIILDQVIAGSITPEQGAQRYRAEAVSILQVTEGKEPK, from the coding sequence ATGACGAACAGCAAAGTATGGGGGTTATTGAAGGTATTCGCGGGACTTTTAATCCTAACAGGAATTATGGGCTGCAGCAGCTCAGGTGGGGAAGTCAAGGAAGCGGCAAAAGATCAGGAGGTTACTCTTAAGTTTATTTGGTGGGGGAAAGAACAGCGGAAAGAGGCTACGCTGAAGGTCATTGATCTGTACATGAAGGAGCATCCGGGCGTCAAAATTGTGACGGAGGATTTCCCCAATGCGGATGCAGTAGCAACCCAGTTGGCTATGGAGACCGCGGATCAGAATACCGCAGATATTATCCAGGGGGATTATGCCTTTATATTCAATTATATTAACCGGGATCTCATTGAGCCCCTTAATCCCTATATTGCAGATAAGAGTCTTTCCGTTTCAAATGTTTCCCCGGAGTATTTGGCTCCAGGCAAGAAGAACGATGAGCTATATGCGGTCAATATCGGCGTTAATTCCGAAGCTCTAGCCTATGATCCGGCATTTTTTCAGGAAGCAGGCATTGAAGCCCCTTCTCCGGAATATACGATAGATGAGCTATACAAGACCCTTGTAGAACTAAAAGAATCTATAGATGATCCCGATTTCTATCCGATGGGGGCTATGTTTAATGCGAGCTATTTCCTGAGAACCAGAGGCGTATCCATGTACAATGCCGAAGGAACGGCTCTTGGTTATGAAGATGACAAGGATCTTGCAGATTATTTCGCTCTGTATAAAAAATGGACAGATGAAGGCTTGTTAGGCTCCTTTGAGGGCGTCAACAATGATGAAAATCACCCGGTAATAACGAATAAGGCTGCCTTCTTCCCTGTTTTCAGTAACGCAGCCACTATCTTAAGCAGCAAGGCGGGGCGTACCATCAAGCTGCTGCCGCTTCCGAAAACGGGCGAACAAGAGGGGCGGTTCATTAAACCATCTATGTTCCTGGCAGTCTCTTCCTATTCAAAATATCCCGAAGAAGCAGCCAAGTTTATTGATTTCTTCATCAATAATGAAGCGGCCAATGACATCCTTACAGGTGAACGGGGAGTTCCTGTATCCAATGTGATTGCTGATCATCTCTCCGATAAGCTTGGAGAAGCAGGGAAACAGCAATATGAACTGCTGGACTATCTCAAAACTCATTCATCACCGATCGACCCTCCTGCCCCCGGCAATTCGATCATTGTCAACAATGCGTATCAAATCATTTTGGATCAAGTGATCGCCGGCAGTATCACACCGGAGCAAGGTGCGCAGCGATACCGGGCAGAGGCTGTCTCAATCCTGCAGGTTACAGAGGGGAAGGAACCGAAATGA
- a CDS encoding flavocytochrome c, with protein sequence MKKKTAAALLLVLSVILVIAGCGNNSSNTSNSANESKSKNSAATATNAPKETEAVSGASEASYTPLDQLKENYDIIIVGAGGAGMSAALEAKAKGMNPVIFEKMPVAGGNTTKSSSGMNASQTKFQKEQGIEDSNDLFYEETLKGGHDTNDKEMLRFFVDNSASAIDWLDSIGIRLNNITITGGMNEKRTHRPEDGSAVGQYLVKGLVQNVQEKGIPLFVNADVKEITQQDGKVNGVKVLFNQADEKTITAAAVVVTTGGFGANMDMITEVRPDLEGYVTTNQIGSTGDGIKMILAMGGTTVDMDQIQVHPTVQQEKSYLIGEAVRGEGAILVSSEGTRFTNELNTRDKVTAAINTLAEKSAYLVFDSGVKSRVKAIGQYEKMGFVIQGDTPQALAEAMKVPADKLQATVDTWNSAVKNKQDAEFGRTTGMDNDLSAGPYYAIKIGPGIHYTMGGVKINTNTEVLDKDGNPITGLFAAGEVTGGLHGQNRIGGNSVAEIIIFGRQAGIKSAEFVKAQ encoded by the coding sequence ATGAAAAAGAAAACAGCAGCCGCTCTTCTTCTCGTTCTCTCCGTTATACTTGTTATCGCGGGATGCGGTAACAACAGCAGCAATACCAGCAATAGCGCAAATGAGAGCAAGAGCAAGAACAGCGCGGCAACAGCAACTAACGCGCCAAAAGAAACAGAAGCCGTTTCGGGGGCATCCGAAGCCAGCTATACACCGCTTGATCAATTGAAAGAGAACTATGACATTATCATTGTCGGAGCGGGCGGAGCAGGGATGTCTGCAGCGCTTGAAGCGAAGGCAAAGGGCATGAATCCGGTTATTTTTGAAAAAATGCCGGTTGCCGGCGGGAATACAACGAAATCCTCTTCGGGAATGAACGCTTCCCAAACGAAGTTCCAAAAAGAGCAGGGGATTGAAGACAGCAATGATCTTTTCTATGAAGAGACGCTAAAAGGCGGTCATGATACCAACGATAAAGAAATGCTCCGTTTCTTCGTTGATAATTCCGCGAGTGCGATTGACTGGCTGGATTCGATCGGAATCCGTTTGAATAATATTACGATTACCGGCGGTATGAACGAAAAACGCACACACCGTCCTGAGGACGGTTCTGCGGTAGGCCAGTACCTGGTTAAAGGTCTGGTGCAAAATGTTCAGGAGAAAGGCATTCCGCTGTTTGTAAATGCCGATGTGAAAGAAATTACTCAGCAGGACGGCAAGGTAAACGGTGTCAAGGTCCTGTTTAACCAGGCTGACGAGAAAACGATTACCGCAGCAGCAGTCGTTGTGACCACCGGCGGTTTCGGTGCCAATATGGATATGATTACAGAAGTCAGACCGGATCTGGAAGGGTACGTAACTACCAACCAGATTGGCAGTACCGGTGACGGTATTAAAATGATCCTAGCGATGGGCGGCACGACAGTAGATATGGACCAAATCCAGGTTCATCCGACCGTGCAGCAGGAGAAATCCTATCTCATTGGGGAAGCGGTACGCGGCGAAGGAGCTATTCTCGTTTCGAGTGAAGGCACCCGGTTCACGAATGAATTGAACACACGTGATAAAGTCACTGCGGCAATCAATACACTTGCTGAAAAATCGGCTTATCTTGTATTTGATTCCGGTGTTAAATCCCGCGTTAAAGCGATCGGGCAATATGAGAAAATGGGCTTTGTAATCCAGGGGGATACACCTCAGGCTTTAGCAGAGGCCATGAAGGTTCCGGCAGACAAGCTGCAAGCTACAGTAGACACATGGAACAGCGCTGTGAAAAATAAACAGGATGCCGAGTTCGGCAGAACAACAGGCATGGACAACGATCTGTCCGCAGGTCCGTACTACGCCATTAAGATCGGTCCCGGAATTCACTACACTATGGGCGGCGTGAAGATTAACACCAATACCGAAGTTCTGGACAAAGACGGAAATCCGATTACCGGCCTGTTTGCAGCAGGTGAAGTAACGGGCGGGCTGCATGGTCAGAACCGGATCGGCGGCAACTCTGTTGCCGAGATCATTATCTTTGGCCGTCAGGCAGGAATTAAATCCGCTGAGTTTGTAAAAGCACAGTAA
- a CDS encoding NAD(P)/FAD-dependent oxidoreductase: MNLISGQLPWESTLPNPPAYPSLGGDIACDCLIVGGGMGGAMTAYRLSLSGADTVLIDKRAIGSGSSHANTGLLQIANDKSLTSCINTFGEEQGVLFYKLCQRALGKILELPDQMDMDPLIIPRSTLLYASTPEDVPALRQEYETLTAHGFDAEFWDTDKVRAHYAFSKPAALYSRGDAETNPFRTVHSLISKAHSGGVNIFEHTKARHYEFSAEGVTCYTDNGRIFAKYVIFAMGYETQEMKKDRGAELINTYAIMTRPLKNLPKWHEQSLIWETARPYLYFRTTHDGRIIAGGKDEQLTGPQQREARVLSQSQRLLEELGALFPEIKGVEAEFSWGGVFGTSRDGLPFIGPHPDYPHCYFIEGYGGNGTVYSMIAAELLADTLAGKYRPELELFSLTRTTKPSPAPSVQT, translated from the coding sequence ATGAACCTTATCAGCGGGCAGCTGCCCTGGGAATCGACATTACCTAATCCGCCGGCTTATCCTTCACTGGGAGGAGATATAGCCTGCGATTGTCTGATCGTCGGCGGAGGCATGGGCGGTGCTATGACTGCTTACCGTTTATCCCTCAGCGGGGCAGATACTGTCCTGATTGATAAAAGAGCCATCGGCAGCGGCAGCTCCCACGCTAACACCGGCCTGCTGCAAATCGCCAATGACAAGTCGCTGACCTCTTGCATCAATACGTTCGGTGAAGAACAAGGGGTGCTGTTCTATAAGCTATGCCAGCGGGCCTTGGGCAAGATTCTGGAGCTGCCGGACCAGATGGACATGGATCCGCTGATTATTCCCCGCAGCACCCTGCTGTATGCGAGCACCCCGGAGGATGTTCCGGCACTGCGGCAGGAATACGAAACTCTGACGGCACACGGCTTTGATGCGGAATTCTGGGATACGGACAAGGTGCGTGCCCATTACGCTTTTTCCAAGCCTGCGGCTTTGTATTCCAGAGGTGATGCAGAAACCAACCCTTTCCGTACTGTCCACAGCCTGATCAGCAAGGCACATTCCGGCGGAGTTAACATATTTGAACACACTAAAGCACGGCATTATGAGTTCAGCGCGGAAGGTGTTACCTGCTATACAGACAATGGACGGATTTTTGCTAAATATGTGATTTTTGCCATGGGATATGAAACTCAGGAGATGAAAAAAGACCGGGGGGCCGAGCTGATCAATACTTATGCAATCATGACCCGGCCTCTGAAGAACCTCCCAAAGTGGCATGAACAAAGCTTAATCTGGGAAACTGCCCGGCCTTATTTGTATTTCCGAACAACCCATGACGGGCGGATCATTGCAGGAGGCAAGGACGAACAGCTCACGGGTCCCCAGCAAAGGGAAGCCAGAGTATTGTCCCAGAGCCAGAGGCTGCTTGAGGAGCTTGGAGCGCTTTTTCCGGAGATTAAAGGAGTGGAGGCAGAGTTCTCATGGGGCGGAGTATTCGGAACCTCCCGGGACGGGCTGCCTTTTATTGGTCCTCACCCCGACTATCCCCATTGTTACTTCATCGAAGGATATGGCGGCAACGGAACCGTCTACAGCATGATTGCCGCTGAACTGCTCGCCGATACCCTTGCCGGCAAATACCGGCCCGAGCTTGAGCTGTTCTCGCTGACACGGACCACCAAGCCGTCCCCGGCTCCATCCGTTCAGACCTAA
- a CDS encoding spore coat protein: protein MYAQNGSAFMADEDLLNTVLADLKRTVREYTTAATESNCQAVRRVFNDLTMDTLRLQGELYTQMSQLNMYTPPGKALRQDLDKQIQTAQQTQQKCQQFVQQKTGGAGNYTQAANVPLHQANVHNQNPYYM, encoded by the coding sequence GTGTACGCACAAAACGGATCGGCATTTATGGCAGATGAGGATTTACTTAACACGGTATTGGCGGATTTGAAGCGCACGGTACGTGAATACACGACCGCTGCCACAGAATCCAATTGTCAGGCGGTACGGCGGGTATTTAATGACCTGACCATGGATACGCTTCGTCTGCAAGGGGAGCTCTATACCCAGATGTCACAGCTGAACATGTATACCCCGCCGGGAAAAGCGCTGCGCCAGGATTTGGACAAGCAGATCCAAACCGCACAGCAAACCCAGCAAAAATGCCAGCAATTCGTGCAGCAGAAGACAGGCGGGGCCGGAAATTATACTCAGGCGGCGAATGTACCGCTGCACCAGGCAAACGTGCATAACCAAAACCCTTATTATATGTAA
- a CDS encoding HipA domain-containing protein — translation MQDIENEVSINTFTNILRMFIFDYIIGNRDRHLGNFSLTEDFTLAPLYDNAASMCYGLSERHAQSLLEEGNYKELHAYSFDIKAHACIPHRCSNVELMFYIKEHYTDIWGELIQPFLALQPIQFQNVLN, via the coding sequence TTGCAAGATATTGAAAATGAAGTTTCAATAAACACATTTACAAATATATTAAGAATGTTTATTTTCGATTATATTATTGGAAATCGAGACAGACATTTAGGTAACTTCTCATTGACGGAGGACTTTACTCTGGCTCCGCTTTATGATAATGCAGCTTCTATGTGTTACGGTCTTTCAGAAAGACATGCACAAAGTTTATTGGAAGAGGGGAATTATAAGGAGCTACATGCATACTCATTCGATATAAAAGCACATGCATGTATTCCTCATAGATGTTCGAATGTGGAATTAATGTTCTACATAAAGGAGCATTATACCGATATATGGGGCGAACTTATCCAACCGTTCCTTGCACTTCAACCAATTCAATTCCAAAATGTTCTGAATTAA
- a CDS encoding Lrp/AsnC family transcriptional regulator — translation MKEMDELKRKVLELLKEDARSSTALMATLLGAEEEDIKTVIAQMEKDHVIVKYATVVNWDKVDDERVTALIEVQITPERGRGFEGIAERIYLYPQVKSVYLMSGAYDLLVEVEGRNLREVANFVSEKLSPIDSVLSTKTNFTLKKYKQDGIIFEEHEEDNRLLISP, via the coding sequence ATGAAGGAAATGGACGAATTAAAGCGGAAAGTGCTGGAACTGCTCAAGGAGGACGCTCGAAGCTCTACGGCGCTGATGGCGACCCTGCTTGGAGCGGAAGAAGAAGATATTAAGACCGTTATTGCGCAAATGGAAAAGGACCACGTTATTGTAAAATATGCTACTGTTGTGAACTGGGATAAGGTGGACGACGAGCGGGTAACCGCACTGATCGAGGTGCAGATTACACCGGAGCGCGGCCGCGGCTTTGAAGGCATTGCCGAACGGATCTACCTGTACCCGCAGGTGAAATCGGTCTATTTAATGTCAGGGGCATATGATCTGCTGGTGGAAGTGGAAGGACGCAATCTCCGTGAGGTCGCTAATTTTGTCTCTGAGAAGCTCTCCCCGATTGATTCTGTACTCTCGACCAAAACCAACTTTACGCTCAAAAAATACAAACAGGACGGTATCATCTTTGAAGAGCATGAAGAGGACAATCGTCTGCTGATATCTCCGTAA